The Candidatus Omnitrophota bacterium genome window below encodes:
- a CDS encoding PilZ domain-containing protein — translation MEEKRKSIRISKPLLLRLKDAAGKSQILYISNINQEGICFISQVQLPEGGYVEVSLKLPVLPHEWLDCRCKVLESKDITKFPGAFISGFRNRVKFDSISEQTMIFIKDYCDFAVKQNRAHL, via the coding sequence ATGGAAGAAAAACGTAAATCAATCAGAATTAGTAAACCGCTTCTTCTCAGGTTGAAGGACGCAGCCGGAAAATCTCAAATCCTTTATATTAGTAATATTAATCAGGAAGGGATTTGTTTTATCAGCCAGGTTCAGCTTCCGGAAGGAGGGTATGTTGAAGTGTCTTTAAAGCTTCCTGTCCTGCCGCATGAATGGCTTGATTGCAGGTGTAAAGTTTTAGAATCCAAAGACATAACAAAATTTCCCGGAGCTTTTATCAGTGGTTTCCGTAACCGCGTAAAATTTGATTCTATTTCTGAACAGACGATGATATTCATTAAAGACTACTGCGATTTTGCCGTTAAACAGAACAGAGCGCATCTTTGA
- a CDS encoding AEC family transporter, producing MFLEHFKITGFAMAQIFILGALGYILVRKNMLSHSGLDALSRLVIQVIFPAMIFTQLMQNFSFSLYPNWWIFPLVSLVITACGLLVGFFLLKLIKLKNHKLQFLSLVGFQNSGYLPLAMVASIFSGQQMSSIFIYIFLFLLGFDLVAWSLGMYMLTYDKEAKFKLQHIFSPPVIANLSTLALIALGLNKFIPAVLSKPIQMVSNCALPLALIVVGGNVALVQLKNIDKKTVFFFLLGKLIILPALGIWVVLKLGLPQLFGFLIVMQLAMPSATSLSVIIRHYNKEDALISQGVFFSHVISLVTIPLFLGLYLSLVVLK from the coding sequence GTGTTTTTGGAACATTTTAAGATTACCGGTTTTGCTATGGCCCAGATATTTATTTTGGGGGCTTTAGGTTATATTTTGGTGAGGAAAAATATGCTTTCCCACTCCGGCCTTGACGCTTTAAGCCGTTTGGTGATACAGGTTATTTTTCCAGCGATGATTTTTACTCAGTTGATGCAGAATTTTAGCTTTAGTCTTTATCCGAATTGGTGGATTTTCCCTCTGGTTAGCCTAGTAATCACTGCTTGTGGACTGTTGGTAGGTTTCTTTTTACTCAAGCTTATTAAATTAAAAAATCATAAATTGCAATTTTTAAGCCTTGTAGGTTTTCAGAACTCCGGGTATTTACCTTTGGCGATGGTAGCATCGATATTTTCAGGTCAACAGATGAGCAGTATTTTTATTTATATATTTCTATTTCTATTGGGTTTTGATCTGGTGGCTTGGTCATTGGGAATGTATATGCTTACCTACGATAAAGAGGCAAAGTTTAAACTTCAGCATATTTTTAGCCCCCCGGTAATTGCAAATTTATCGACCCTCGCTCTTATCGCGCTGGGTTTAAATAAATTTATTCCGGCTGTTTTATCGAAGCCTATTCAAATGGTGAGTAATTGCGCTTTGCCTTTGGCTTTAATTGTCGTCGGGGGAAATGTCGCTTTAGTGCAGCTGAAGAATATTGATAAAAAAACTGTCTTCTTTTTCCTTCTGGGGAAGTTGATTATTCTGCCGGCATTAGGCATATGGGTGGTACTTAAATTGGGGCTACCGCAATTATTTGGTTTTTTAATCGTTATGCAGCTAGCTATGCCTTCGGCGACTTCTTTATCGGTGATTATTCGCCATTACAATAAAGAAGATGCTTTGATTAGCCAAGGAGTATTTTTTAGCCACGTCATTAGCCTGGTTACTATACCGTTATTTTTAGGTTTATATTTATCGCTGGTTGTGCTAAAATGA
- the murI gene encoding glutamate racemase — MSSIGVFDSGVGGLTVAREIIRQLPNENIVYFGDTARVPYGIKSPQTVIRFSIENILFLLKQDVKLICVACNTASSFALPVIKNHFRAPIIGVITPGVREAVYASQNKRIGVIGTKGTIKSRTYEIEIKQLDPKAKVTVVACPLFVPFVEEGWLSGEVVLSVAKEYLKPLREAGVDTVILGCTHYPLLKPVIQEILGKNVTLIDSAKQVAFEVKKILASEDMLNRGKGGKHKFYVSDNPEWFSSLAQRFMGRKLTNVKKVDNV, encoded by the coding sequence ATGAGTTCAATCGGAGTTTTTGATTCAGGGGTAGGAGGGCTTACGGTAGCCAGGGAGATAATTCGCCAGCTGCCTAATGAAAATATAGTTTATTTCGGTGACACTGCCCGTGTCCCTTACGGGATTAAATCACCGCAGACGGTTATCCGTTTTTCGATTGAGAATATTTTATTTTTATTAAAACAGGATGTTAAGCTTATTTGTGTTGCTTGTAATACAGCGTCTAGCTTTGCTCTTCCGGTAATAAAAAATCATTTCCGCGCTCCAATTATCGGTGTCATTACTCCCGGAGTAAGAGAGGCAGTTTATGCCTCGCAGAATAAGCGCATCGGGGTAATCGGGACCAAAGGCACAATCAAAAGCCGTACTTACGAAATAGAGATTAAGCAGCTTGATCCTAAGGCTAAAGTTACCGTCGTAGCCTGTCCTTTGTTTGTTCCTTTTGTTGAAGAGGGTTGGCTTAGCGGTGAAGTTGTTTTGAGTGTGGCCAAAGAGTATTTGAAACCGCTTCGAGAGGCTGGGGTGGATACAGTAATTTTAGGCTGCACGCATTATCCTTTGCTAAAACCGGTGATTCAGGAAATATTAGGTAAAAATGTTACTTTAATTGATTCTGCTAAACAGGTTGCTTTTGAGGTCAAGAAAATTTTAGCCAGCGAAGATATGCTTAATCGCGGTAAGGGTGGTAAGCACAAATTTTATGTCAGCGATAACCCGGAGTGGTTTAGTTCCTTGGCTCAGAGATTTATGGGTAGAAAATTAACTAACGTTAAGAAGGTGGATAATGTATAG
- the queD gene encoding 6-carboxytetrahydropterin synthase QueD translates to MYSLKIEGTFSSAHNLRGYKGKCEDLHGHNWRIEAIVKSEKLNNIGIVVDFKELKKKLNAVLEELDHKYLNKLAYFKKVNPTSENIAKYLYKKLATKIPLLSSVTVWENSTSCATYEE, encoded by the coding sequence ATGTATAGTTTAAAAATAGAAGGTACTTTTAGTTCCGCGCATAATTTAAGAGGCTACAAAGGTAAATGTGAGGATTTGCATGGCCATAACTGGCGCATAGAGGCAATCGTTAAATCAGAGAAACTAAATAATATCGGTATAGTGGTAGATTTTAAAGAACTGAAGAAGAAATTAAATGCTGTTTTGGAAGAGTTGGACCATAAATATCTAAATAAACTAGCTTATTTTAAAAAAGTAAACCCAACAAGCGAGAATATCGCAAAATATCTTTATAAGAAACTTGCAACCAAAATTCCCTTATTGAGTTCTGTGACTGTTTGGGAGAATTCTACCAGTTGCGCTACTTATGAAGAATAA
- a CDS encoding response regulator: MKKKIMIIDDEENFALLLKIRLEYSGSYEVMAATEAKDIIERIHVFKPDVILLDLLMPGIGGLDVCEMLNNDPFGQAIPIIVVSGLDKSADKIEAFKLGITDYFVKPVDDAKLIEAIEKAIKSKSEQS, encoded by the coding sequence TTGAAAAAGAAAATAATGATAATTGATGATGAAGAGAATTTCGCCTTATTACTTAAAATACGCCTTGAGTATTCCGGTAGTTACGAAGTTATGGCTGCCACCGAGGCAAAAGATATAATTGAACGTATCCATGTTTTTAAGCCGGATGTTATTCTGTTAGATTTACTTATGCCTGGTATCGGAGGGTTGGATGTTTGCGAAATGCTTAATAATGACCCTTTTGGCCAGGCTATTCCGATAATAGTAGTTTCGGGATTAGATAAAAGTGCGGATAAGATTGAGGCTTTTAAATTGGGAATTACTGATTATTTTGTTAAGCCTGTTGATGATGCCAAGCTTATTGAAGCGATAGAAAAAGCTATAAAATCTAAATCAGAGCAATCCTAA
- the queC gene encoding 7-cyano-7-deazaguanine synthase QueC — MKNKFPKQAVVLLSGGLDSATVLYFAKALGYTCYCLIFDYGQLHKKEINCAVNVAKASRSIYRILKIDFPWKGSALLDKKIKVPDKITKGIPATYVPARNIIFLSFALSFAETINAQAIFIGAHAQDYSGYPDCRPEFFRAFVKMAKAGTLGAGKIKILAPLLNRKKAQIISLGLKLNVPYKLTWSCYRGAKMPCGKCDSCHYRAKGFKEAGLVDPLID, encoded by the coding sequence ATGAAGAATAAATTTCCCAAGCAGGCGGTGGTGCTGCTGTCGGGTGGCCTGGATTCGGCAACGGTTTTATATTTTGCCAAGGCACTTGGCTACACCTGCTACTGTTTAATTTTTGATTATGGACAGCTCCATAAAAAAGAAATCAATTGTGCTGTTAATGTCGCCAAAGCAAGCCGATCAATATATCGAATTTTAAAAATCGATTTTCCCTGGAAAGGCTCAGCGCTCTTAGATAAGAAAATAAAAGTTCCGGATAAAATTACTAAAGGTATTCCGGCCACTTACGTGCCGGCGCGTAACATTATATTTTTAAGTTTTGCTTTGTCATTTGCCGAAACAATTAATGCGCAGGCGATTTTTATTGGAGCGCACGCGCAGGATTATTCCGGATATCCTGATTGCCGGCCTGAGTTTTTTAGGGCTTTTGTTAAAATGGCCAAAGCTGGTACTTTAGGCGCAGGCAAGATTAAAATTTTAGCTCCGTTGTTAAACCGGAAGAAAGCGCAGATTATAAGCCTGGGGCTTAAACTTAATGTACCTTATAAATTAACTTGGTCATGTTATCGTGGGGCAAAAATGCCTTGTGGAAAATGTGATAGTTGCCATTATCGTGCAAAAGGTTTTAAAGAGGCGGGTTTAGTCGATCCGTTAATCGATTGA
- the smpB gene encoding SsrA-binding protein SmpB has protein sequence MSKIIITNRKAYRDYEVLESIESGIELKGSEVKSLRAGKINLDDSFARPEKEELFLYNAHISHYTEASYLNVDPDRPRKLLLHKNQIQRIIGKLTQKGLTLVPLKIYFNDRGFVKVDLALCRGKKLYDKRASIKRRETDREMRRAVKSRRK, from the coding sequence ATGAGTAAGATTATTATAACTAACCGCAAAGCCTATAGGGATTATGAAGTTCTGGAGTCTATAGAAAGCGGCATCGAGCTTAAGGGCTCAGAAGTAAAATCCCTGCGCGCAGGGAAAATTAATTTAGACGATAGCTTTGCTCGTCCTGAGAAAGAAGAACTTTTCTTATATAACGCCCATATTAGCCATTATACAGAGGCTAGTTATTTAAATGTTGATCCGGACCGGCCTCGTAAGCTTCTTTTGCATAAGAATCAGATTCAAAGAATTATTGGAAAACTTACCCAAAAAGGCCTGACTCTAGTTCCATTAAAGATCTATTTCAATGACCGGGGTTTTGTTAAGGTGGATTTAGCGCTTTGTCGTGGAAAGAAACTTTATGATAAGCGAGCAAGTATTAAGCGCAGGGAAACAGACCGTGAAATGCGCAGGGCAGTAAAGAGTAGAAGAAAATAG
- a CDS encoding N-acetylmuramoyl-L-alanine amidase, with protein sequence MMIKKLNILFFLAILLISGCVTVPTGENIATYSIGGKTYYPLVSLCDLRGVQMQYEPLTRTTYLNRDANSVNLRAQDTLVLVNNNVMHLNSPIDIYQGTIVVPQQFKEQVFDVLFSQATMAYHRRPGTGKIKLTKVVIDAGHGGNDPGAIGRSGLREKDVNLDIAKRLSNLLRAEGVVTVLTRSSDRFISLSGRVNIANKSGADLFISIHSNAARSRSLNGFEVYYVAPSVSDSKRAALTARSASLNLKDAVFAGSNQDLKAIVWDMIYTNSRAESIELSRSVCKIMDGCIDANILGVKNARFQVLKGIRMPGVLIEVGFVSNSNEERLLKTGAYRQKLAEGILEGLRDYSQDMALVELLK encoded by the coding sequence ATGATGATTAAAAAATTAAATATATTATTTTTCTTAGCCATACTTTTAATCTCTGGTTGCGTCACGGTTCCTACTGGCGAGAATATCGCGACGTATTCAATAGGCGGGAAAACTTATTATCCTTTGGTCAGTTTATGTGATTTACGCGGCGTCCAGATGCAGTATGAGCCGCTCACGCGCACTACCTATCTGAACAGAGATGCTAATTCCGTAAATCTAAGGGCGCAAGATACTTTGGTCTTAGTTAATAATAACGTAATGCATTTAAATTCTCCCATTGATATCTATCAAGGCACGATTGTGGTGCCTCAACAATTTAAGGAACAGGTTTTTGATGTATTATTTAGTCAAGCTACTATGGCCTATCACCGCCGGCCGGGTACAGGTAAAATAAAATTAACTAAGGTGGTTATCGATGCCGGCCATGGAGGCAATGATCCTGGGGCAATTGGTAGAAGTGGTTTGAGAGAGAAAGATGTAAATTTAGATATTGCCAAAAGATTAAGTAATCTTTTAAGGGCAGAAGGTGTTGTGACAGTGCTTACCCGTTCAAGTGACAGGTTTATTTCGTTATCCGGCCGGGTCAATATCGCCAATAAATCAGGGGCAGATTTATTTATCAGTATTCATTCTAATGCTGCGCGTAGCCGTTCGTTGAACGGTTTTGAAGTTTATTATGTTGCTCCCAGTGTAAGTGATTCTAAGCGCGCTGCCCTTACGGCAAGGAGCGCTTCATTAAATTTAAAAGACGCTGTTTTTGCCGGCAGCAATCAGGATTTAAAGGCGATTGTCTGGGATATGATTTATACCAATAGCCGGGCCGAATCAATAGAGCTATCCCGCTCTGTATGTAAGATTATGGATGGTTGTATTGATGCTAATATTTTAGGGGTAAAAAATGCGCGTTTTCAAGTATTAAAAGGGATTAGGATGCCCGGTGTATTGATTGAGGTTGGTTTTGTCTCTAATTCAAATGAAGAAAGATTGTTGAAGACTGGCGCATATCGTCAAAAATTAGCCGAAGGTATATTGGAAGGCCTGCGGGATTATTCACAAGATATGGCATTAGTAGAGTTATTAAAATGA